A region from the Clostridium beijerinckii genome encodes:
- a CDS encoding AI-2E family transporter, protein MPNMMQVIKSQVFKRFITLLIVFIFLYAMKDMLSLMLLTFVFTYLIDNVSQFLIIKLDNKIRINYKVMILTVSLVVTAMLFIIIIDFLPLVIQEFKQVVRQINEIYSSPQNNQFINLIQEKLDQIYGSIFSTEGINYIVQSISNISKIGINIVIALILSIFFLLEKDKIIQFTSKFRQSKISGIYSELQFLGRKFISSFGKVIEVQIVIATINGVLSTIGLWIIGFPHLLGFGMMVMLLGLIPVAGVIISLVPLSIVAFNNGGLVQVVYVLIMIALLHAIEAYILNPKLMSAKTKLPIFYTLSILIVSEHIAGILGLIVGIPVFMFILDIIEVPYINKNN, encoded by the coding sequence ATGCCAAATATGATGCAAGTTATAAAAAGCCAAGTTTTTAAAAGGTTTATAACATTATTAATAGTATTTATATTTTTATATGCAATGAAAGACATGCTTAGTTTGATGCTTTTAACTTTTGTATTTACATATTTAATTGATAATGTCTCTCAATTTTTAATAATTAAACTTGATAATAAAATAAGGATAAACTATAAAGTAATGATATTGACAGTTTCTTTAGTTGTAACAGCTATGCTATTCATAATAATAATAGATTTTTTACCACTAGTTATTCAAGAATTTAAACAGGTTGTTAGACAAATAAATGAAATTTATAGTTCTCCACAAAATAATCAATTTATTAATTTGATACAAGAAAAATTAGACCAAATTTATGGAAGTATCTTTTCAACAGAAGGCATAAATTACATTGTACAGTCTATTTCTAATATAAGTAAAATAGGAATTAATATTGTAATTGCTTTAATTTTAAGTATTTTTTTCCTTTTAGAAAAAGACAAGATAATTCAATTTACATCTAAATTTAGACAAAGTAAAATATCTGGAATTTATAGTGAACTTCAATTTTTAGGGAGAAAATTTATTTCTTCATTTGGTAAAGTTATAGAAGTACAAATAGTTATAGCTACAATTAATGGTGTACTATCTACTATTGGATTATGGATAATTGGATTCCCTCATCTATTAGGATTTGGAATGATGGTAATGTTGCTTGGCCTTATTCCTGTAGCAGGCGTAATAATATCATTAGTACCATTAAGCATAGTTGCTTTTAATAATGGAGGATTAGTTCAAGTTGTATATGTGCTTATTATGATTGCATTACTTCATGCAATTGAAGCGTACATATTAAATCCAAAGTTAATGTCGGCAAAAACTAAGTTACCTATATTTTATACGTTAAGTATACTTATAGTATCAGAACATATTGCTGGAATATTAGGATTAATTGTTGGAATTCCTGTGTTTATGTTTATATTAGATATAATTGAAGTACCGTACATTAATAAGAACAACTAA